The nucleotide window CCATAACCCGTGCCGTTACAGGATTTGGTATCTTTTGTATGATGGTTACCTCTCAGGTCTATATTGCCGAGATGGCGCCCTCAGCTACCCGGGGAAAGTGGCAGAGCCTAACGGCTTCGGTGGGTTTTATGGCTGCTCCCTTAGTAGGAATCTTATGCCGCATCATCATTCCCATGAGCCCTGATGCCTGGCGGTATATCTTTTATGTTGGGGGGATAGGCCTGGTAGGGTTTCTTCTGGGATTAAGATATCTAAAAGAATCGCCTCGCTGGTTAGTGGCCCAAGGCAGAATCTCAGAAGCGGAAAAAGTCATTGAGGACTTGAGTCATGTCAAGGTTGACTTGAGCGAAGCGGCCTCCAAAGTAGAACCTAAAGTGAAGACTAGGGAAGTTATCGTTGGCCTTTTCTCCCGGAAATACATTAAACGGACCTTCGTGATTTTATTCTTTGTTATGTTAACGGTGCCGGCAGGGTTTGTGATTACCAACTGGACCCCAACTCTTCTAAGTCAAAGAGGTTTAGGAGTTGAGGATGCACTGACCGCTTCCACCATGCTCATGTTTGGTGTTCCGGCAGGATGTTATTTTTCTTCCTTAATTGCGGATAAAGGGGGAAGAAAGATACCCATGGCGGCGATGGCTGTCAGCGTTGCAGTTTTGGCAGTGATTTTTGGACAAATCGAAGGATTTATTCCCATTGTCGTTTGCGGGTTTCTTTTAATTTCTGCCAATATGGCTTTAAATTTTATTACATTTAGCTATATAGCCGAGAATTACCCCACCAAGATGCGCAATACCTCAACAGGGATCCACAATGCTTCAGGACGTTTAGCTACCGCAGTATTGCAGAATATAGTACCTGTCGTGTTCGGTTTATATTATTTCTCCGGTGTGTATAACATGGTCGCCATCATGGTCTGTATCCCTGTGGCGGTGTTATTGCTGTGGGGAATGCGAACCGGCGGTAAGGCTTTGGAAGATATCTCCTAATGCACCTTTAAGCTGCGCAAAGCCTAAGGATAACAAGAGACCGTAAATGCTGCCCATTTACGGTCTTTCATCAGTTAAGGCTCATGAAGACTCCAGTGATGGGGCCTTCGGTCTTTACCGGGATGGATGAGCTAAGTAGAGATGAGCTTTGGGTTCAGGCTGTTGATTACTCATTCTGTTCTCATGGTCCAATGTATGAGGGTTGGATAATTTCACCATCTCACGTCTCAGATAAACGACCACAAATGTCAGATAAACCAATGCAGCTAAAATCCATAATGCTGTTGTCATTATAATTCCTCCCTTTTATTCAATCTACCCCATCATTAACGGTTGGCCCGTTTTCTATTTATATTACCATTAGCATAATCCATATTTGCTTTGATGTCTAATATGGAATCCCAATGAATAAGAAAGCTTTTTTAAATATATAAACCAGACTCCGGAGGTTAAGGAAACCCTCAACAACTGTTCATAGGAACGATTGTTGAGGGTTTCCTTGAAACTACTCAGAATAAATTCTTCCCCAGACAGTTTGCAGGGTTTCGATGTTTGATAATTATAGTTTGCAGGCAGGGATGAGCTGCGGCCAAGCCAAGGACTGATCATAAACAGGAGTGATAATGGAAAAAG belongs to Desulfitobacterium chlororespirans DSM 11544 and includes:
- a CDS encoding MFS transporter, with protein sequence MAVLVENSQTTASKTSHKIKNNYFDGLEVTSVHKILFFIVMLAYFFEQMDNWNFGFIAPALMQSWRITMADVGKINFAYFVAMTLGGLTGGIISDFIGRRKTFLGSILVFSIASVANGFATDVAMFTITRAVTGFGIFCMMVTSQVYIAEMAPSATRGKWQSLTASVGFMAAPLVGILCRIIIPMSPDAWRYIFYVGGIGLVGFLLGLRYLKESPRWLVAQGRISEAEKVIEDLSHVKVDLSEAASKVEPKVKTREVIVGLFSRKYIKRTFVILFFVMLTVPAGFVITNWTPTLLSQRGLGVEDALTASTMLMFGVPAGCYFSSLIADKGGRKIPMAAMAVSVAVLAVIFGQIEGFIPIVVCGFLLISANMALNFITFSYIAENYPTKMRNTSTGIHNASGRLATAVLQNIVPVVFGLYYFSGVYNMVAIMVCIPVAVLLLWGMRTGGKALEDIS